Proteins from one Podospora pseudoanserina strain CBS 124.78 chromosome 1, whole genome shotgun sequence genomic window:
- a CDS encoding hypothetical protein (EggNog:ENOG503NWEB; COG:K): MAARWGSFLTQAVAGVEARLDNILSEDNDGSAQTKEAKPAPPASPVKQSPGPSRTSSSTRTNDRLQERLARAIAAKTAGQKPLSAQGSPRQSLDAASRTSIDSIGPASPALKDAPRDTSSPRGSLDVVRTSQDNAVKEVDTKQDLKNGTTTEQGVTDEANGAKVSPDAPPPAEVPLLNTPTVEAPTPTPAPETEEIITNKPDQTTVGDEETQKDGNNVPDVAQTQQQEEIHGYIERIDALEAKLQFLAREATDSARKAALAAPAGSLEKKLAEKDQQIAQLMEEGKKLASTEQKHRTIMKKLQLKVGEGEKEINSLKMAKDKSDKELDNLRLRARRADELERSQVVLQKQYDQAQKELGSLRPEIRSKDATIADLRSQLQKAKEQVDELSTKANERPREQDKRRIDDLEEQVAALKVEKTLVADRAKAQANDLREQVERANERARVQELELKAEVQMMEGKLEAMRMRAEEASSGVAGDSQAKLLRQIEQLQTQYSIASENWQGIETNLLARIAGLEKERDEALQRESDMRRKAREAAVRAKRHEEELEETKTKIPTIQQDVKSYQAQLDALTRRAEAAETALSEAKSELEKQKQAFEAEKERLQTSFHQPIVERPRSWLEDLPGTPLFKPDSRPASPQLSAVPQRTFSTDFLGIQTLTSKARKISGAQSSNSEAGDANSRIGLPVPGMGSFSRRPSAQPPARPTLPSHPTSNSGIFSPTSIFSPTSEAAPPSILNNHREIQQGEDAFSGSGGRDNDKNNIMQDMVSVSTVAAGPSVQLVERMSAAIRRLESEKVAAKEELSRISKQRDEARAEIVAMMKKVEENSAAVKRVGVLEGEVREVKERYETTLELLGEKSEEVEELRADVEDVKAMYRELVERTIK, encoded by the exons ATGGCCGCGCGATGGGGGTCGTTTCTGACCCAAGCCGTAGCTGGTGTGGAAGCTCGCCTGGATAATATACTCAGCGAGGACAATGATGGCTCGGCGCAAACGAAGGAGGCCAAGCCGGCCCCTCCTGCTTCGCCAGTGAAGCAATCGCCAG GGCCCTCCAGGACCTCCTCGAGCACCCGCACAAACGATCGGCTCCAAGAAAGGCTTGCGCGGGCCATAGCTGCGAAAACGGCCGGTCAAAAGCCCCTTTCTGCGCAAGGAAGCCCGCGCCAAAGTCTAGACGCAGCAAGCCGCACATCGATCGATAGTATAGGTCCGGCGAGTCCAGCATTGAAGGATGCGCCAAGGGATACTTCTTCGCCGCGGGGCTCCCTGGATGTTGTCAGAACGTCCCAAGATAATGCCGTGAAGGAGGTTGATACCAAACAAGACTTGAAGAATGGGACAACAACGGAACAGGGGGTCACAGATGAAGCCAACGGCGCGAAGGTATCCCCCGatgcaccaccgccagccgAAGTGCCTCTCCTGAACACGCCAACCGTGGAAGCGCCCACCCCTACTCCTGCCCCTGAAACAGAggagatcatcaccaacaagcccgACCAAACAACAGTTGGAGACGAAGAAACGCAGAAGGATGGCAATAATGTGCCGGACGTGGCTCAGacccagcagcaggaggagattcATGGCTACATAGAGCGCATCGATGCTCTTGAAGCCAAACTGCAGTTTCTCGCGAGAGAGGCCACAGACTCAGCCAGGAAGGCCGCCCTTGCTGCACCGGCTGGGAGTCTCGAGAAGAAGTTGGCGGAAAAGGACCAGCAGATCGCCCAGCTcatggaggagggcaagaagcTCGCCAGTACTGAGCAAAAGCACCGTACGATCATGAAGAAGTTGCAGCTCAAagttggcgagggtgagaaGGAGATCAACAGCCTGAAGATGGCAAAGGACAAATCTGACAAGGAGTTGGATAATTTGCGTCTGCGCGCTCGCCGAGCAGATGAGCTGGAAAGATCACAGGTGGTTCTACAAAAGCAGTATGATCAAGCTCAGAAGGAACTCGGCAGCTTGCGACCAGAGATACGGTCGAAGGATGCTACCATCGCGGACCTCAGAAGTCAACTGCAAAAAGCCAAAGAACAAGTAGACGAGCTATCGACCAAGGCAAACGAACGCCCGAGAGAACAGGATAAGCGACGTATCGATGATCTGGAAGAGCAGGTGGCTGCTCTCAAGGTCGAAAAGACTCTGGTGGCAGATCGTGCCAAAGCGCAAGCAAATGACCTTCGAGAGCAGGTGGAAAGGGCGAACGAGCGAGCCCGTGTGCAAGAGTTGGAGCTAAAGGCTGAGGTTCAGATGATGGAAGGGAAGCTCGAGGCCATGAGGATGCGAGCAGAGGAGGCATCTTCGGGTGTGGCTGGAGACTCGCAAGCCAAACTACTGCGGCAGATCGAACAGCTGCAGACACAGTACTCCATCGCGAGTGAAAACTGGCAGGGAATTGAGACCAACTTGCTGGCTCGTATTGCTGGgctggaaaaggaaagagatgAGGCTCTTCAAAGAGAATCGGACATGAGGCGGAAAGCTCGCGAGGCG GCCGTCCGCGCAAAGCGCCACGAAGAGGAACTGGAAGAGACCAAGACCAAAATCCCCACGATCCAACAAGATGTCAAATCCTACCAAGCCCAACTTGACGCCCTCACCAGACGTGCTGAAGCGGCTGAAACGGCTCTCTCAGAAGCCAAGTCTGAGCTCgaaaagcaaaagcaagCCTTCGAAGCCGAAAAGGAAAGACTCCAAACCAGCTTTCACCAACCCATCGTCGAGCGCCCCCGCTCCTGGCTCGAGGATCTCCCTGGCACCCCCTTGTTCAAACCAGACAGCCGCCCTGCCTCGCCTCAGCTCTCCGCCGTCCCTCAGCGAACATTTAGCACCGACTTCTTGGGCATCCAAACCCTTACCAgcaaggcgaggaagatttcTGGCGCGCAGTCCAGCAACAGCGAGGCGGGGGATGCCAACTCCCGAATCGGGCTGCCCGTCCCCGGAATGGGTTCTTTTAGTCGAAGACCCTCGGCCCAACCGCCTGCCCGCCCTACTCTGCCCTCCCACCCGACGAGCAACAGTGGGATCTTCAGTCCCACGTCTATTTTCAGTCCTACGAGTGAGGCTGCCCCGCCTTCGATTTTGAATAACCACCGGGAGATCCAGCAAGGGGAAGACGCCTTCAGTGGGAGTGGCGGGAGGGATAACGATAAGAACAACATCATGCAGGATATGGTCTCGGTCTCCACTGTTGCTGCCGGGCCGTCGGTTcagttggtggagaggatgagcGCCGCGATTAGGAGGCTGGAGTCGGAAAAGGTggcggcgaaggaggagttgTCGAGGATTTCGAAGCAGAGGGATgaggcgagggcggagattGTGGCTatgatgaagaaggtgga